The Macrococcoides canis genome has a window encoding:
- a CDS encoding alpha/beta fold hydrolase has protein sequence MELALTNNDVAIHYTIRGKGYPLVMIHGQFMNTSMFDAFNDAFKDFQLVKIDLRGHGLSDKLTSITMDSYIEDVLTVLDKLFIKNAHFMGFGLGGMVAGTIAAKYPEYVNRLVVMSIGQQSYYEAEQKFHTKYASILRTLSRAKRNEVLMDYMYHDVKAVKKYYKKMVETSNGLTDKEEDAVILSTIDYNVEDFKSITAPTLILNGKYDELIPQDEAESIHQYISDSKLVTFEKSGHAMLFEEKERFEKEVLDFLKQE, from the coding sequence ATGGAGCTTGCATTAACAAATAACGATGTTGCAATACACTATACAATTAGAGGAAAAGGTTACCCACTTGTCATGATACATGGCCAGTTTATGAATACGTCAATGTTTGATGCATTCAACGACGCTTTTAAAGATTTTCAGTTGGTAAAGATTGATCTAAGAGGTCATGGTTTATCAGATAAACTCACGTCTATAACGATGGATAGCTATATTGAGGATGTGTTAACGGTGCTGGATAAACTGTTTATTAAAAATGCACATTTCATGGGCTTCGGTCTTGGTGGAATGGTTGCCGGCACTATTGCTGCAAAGTATCCAGAGTACGTGAATCGACTTGTAGTTATGAGTATCGGTCAGCAGAGTTATTACGAAGCAGAACAGAAATTTCATACTAAGTATGCAAGCATACTAAGAACATTATCACGCGCTAAACGTAATGAAGTATTGATGGATTATATGTATCATGATGTTAAGGCTGTGAAGAAGTATTATAAGAAAATGGTTGAAACTTCTAATGGACTGACAGATAAGGAAGAGGATGCAGTAATATTATCTACAATTGATTATAATGTTGAAGACTTTAAGTCCATTACAGCACCGACGCTGATTCTAAATGGGAAATACGATGAACTTATTCCTCAAGATGAAGCAGAATCGATACACCAATATATCTCTGATAGTAAGCTTGTCACATTTGAGAAAAGTGGGCACGCAATGCTGTTTGAAGAAAAAGAACGCTTTGAAAAAGAAGTTTTGGATTTCTTGAAACAAGAATAA
- a CDS encoding thermonuclease family protein, with product MNLLLLFLTLNFSSLQSDMPKIPATFDHAIDGDTVSVKVNNRKKTVRLLLIDTPESKKPNTPVQPYSIEAARYTESLVKTCNLSVQYDTKGKTDRYGRDLVYLYCGNTMINEQLVRQGYARVGYVYQQKDHLNRMLAAEQKAKAESLKIWSIKGFVNVDGEGFNSTEEERQQETDIVLMIREALHRILDAAIDGLIKGLKSIFTS from the coding sequence TTGAATTTATTATTATTATTTCTTACATTAAATTTCTCATCACTTCAAAGTGACATGCCTAAGATACCGGCGACTTTCGATCACGCCATTGATGGCGATACCGTTTCAGTGAAAGTCAACAATCGCAAAAAGACAGTACGTCTCTTGCTCATCGATACGCCTGAGTCTAAAAAACCAAACACCCCTGTTCAACCCTATTCCATTGAAGCGGCACGCTATACGGAATCACTTGTAAAGACTTGTAATCTCAGTGTTCAATATGACACGAAAGGTAAGACGGATCGATACGGGAGAGATTTAGTCTACCTTTACTGTGGTAATACGATGATCAATGAACAGCTCGTTAGACAAGGATATGCTCGTGTCGGATATGTCTACCAACAAAAAGATCACCTGAATCGTATGTTAGCGGCAGAACAAAAAGCTAAAGCTGAAAGTTTAAAAATATGGTCGATTAAAGGCTTTGTAAATGTTGACGGAGAAGGCTTTAATTCTACTGAGGAAGAAAGACAGCAAGAGACAGATATTGTCCTGATGATAAGAGAAGCGCTACACCGCATTCTTGATGCAGCGATTGATGGTCTGATCAAAGGATTAAAATCTATCTTCACATCATAG
- a CDS encoding YwhD family protein produces the protein MKNMADFQFNIIKNDPLDGHKGTNIGAISLDNVAPVFIDIKEQHAFIDIGAMHARSEVEKRVKWVDDKSETEGPDEQEYWLVWVTTERGEQGPYYAGVTACYMSVNKVRKRGYKVMAEHVNMMDKSMKHHYILEHIGADNRRVLKDFLMQHDARMWELSDDALKTMLAE, from the coding sequence GTGAAGAACATGGCAGATTTTCAATTTAACATTATAAAGAATGACCCGTTAGATGGGCATAAAGGTACTAATATCGGTGCTATTAGTCTTGATAACGTTGCACCCGTATTTATTGATATTAAAGAACAGCATGCCTTTATAGATATTGGAGCGATGCATGCAAGAAGTGAAGTTGAAAAACGCGTGAAGTGGGTCGATGATAAATCTGAAACAGAAGGTCCAGATGAACAAGAATATTGGCTCGTATGGGTGACGACTGAGCGTGGTGAACAAGGACCATATTATGCAGGTGTCACAGCATGCTATATGTCGGTGAACAAAGTGCGTAAGCGTGGCTATAAAGTGATGGCGGAACACGTGAATATGATGGATAAATCGATGAAGCATCACTATATCCTTGAGCATATCGGTGCTGATAATCGTCGCGTATTGAAAGACTTTTTAATGCAGCATGATGCACGTATGTGGGAATTGTCTGATGATGCATTAAAAACGATGCTTGCAGAGTGA
- a CDS encoding HAD family hydrolase: MVKAIIFDMESVLLDRKLSLEHFLDAQYEYYRTYFTEVQKQDFINYFITYDKEGAVPVKRVYQAVIDKLSITYIETRELMQDYMMNFPKFASETDNMKETMTRLQNRGYKIGVIATGENEHERYIIDVLGIENYITHTIITEENIIGETQLIEMCRALDTRPQETLFVTGDEIVDAEGTGIQLINTKAMNAHTMIEILNILDEETIT, from the coding sequence GTGGTTAAAGCGATAATATTTGATATGGAATCGGTATTGCTGGATAGGAAGTTATCACTAGAGCATTTTTTAGATGCACAGTATGAATATTACAGAACTTACTTTACTGAAGTGCAAAAGCAAGATTTTATCAACTACTTTATAACATATGATAAAGAAGGCGCAGTTCCGGTTAAACGGGTGTATCAGGCTGTTATCGATAAGCTAAGTATTACATACATTGAAACACGTGAACTTATGCAGGATTATATGATGAATTTCCCGAAATTCGCTTCTGAAACTGATAATATGAAAGAGACGATGACCAGGCTGCAAAATAGAGGATATAAAATTGGAGTGATTGCCACAGGTGAAAATGAGCATGAGCGTTATATTATTGATGTTCTGGGTATAGAAAACTATATTACACACACAATCATTACAGAAGAAAATATTATCGGTGAAACTCAGTTGATTGAGATGTGTCGTGCATTAGACACAAGACCACAAGAGACCTTATTTGTTACAGGTGATGAAATTGTGGATGCAGAAGGCACAGGAATACAACTGATAAATACTAAAGCAATGAATGCACATACAATGATAGAAATATTAAATATTTTAGACGAGGAGACGATTACATGA
- a CDS encoding TcaA NTF2-like domain-containing protein: MKLIKYQWPLIILLLTACSQNTEKTSDVIKQSTTNAQESTSVKQTYEVAYKDLAQSTMKQLMKKMPDAYNTHQYKLIQPYIKVRSEAEKYIKNKMKTDMFDNYHIKSYKINSVKEDEKHHVHVKVTRIMNSNGTNNVESKVVTAYDLVYNKKHKRMEVYDFNDQSVASVTKQQAQQVSNIEDAIEKVKSEHMARLIKENPDKQVILIAGDDEEDAGGSYFKVKAIDKNSEFLIQTFKVYKHNGLLVGE, from the coding sequence ATGAAACTGATAAAATATCAATGGCCTTTAATAATTTTATTGCTTACAGCATGTAGCCAAAATACTGAGAAAACAAGTGATGTCATAAAACAAAGCACGACAAATGCACAAGAAAGTACCTCTGTAAAACAGACGTACGAAGTCGCGTATAAAGATCTTGCACAATCTACGATGAAACAGCTGATGAAAAAGATGCCAGACGCATATAATACCCATCAGTATAAATTAATCCAGCCTTATATTAAAGTACGTTCAGAAGCAGAAAAGTATATTAAAAATAAAATGAAGACAGATATGTTTGATAACTATCACATTAAATCTTATAAGATCAATTCGGTAAAAGAAGATGAGAAGCATCATGTTCATGTAAAAGTAACAAGAATAATGAACTCTAATGGAACAAATAATGTTGAAAGCAAAGTCGTCACTGCATATGACCTTGTTTACAATAAAAAGCATAAAAGAATGGAAGTTTATGACTTTAATGATCAGTCTGTAGCTTCTGTAACAAAACAACAAGCACAACAAGTCTCAAATATTGAAGATGCGATAGAAAAAGTAAAGTCGGAACACATGGCGCGCCTGATAAAAGAAAATCCAGATAAACAAGTCATTTTGATTGCAGGGGATGATGAGGAAGATGCAGGCGGCAGTTATTTTAAGGTGAAAGCAATAGACAAGAATAGTGAATTTTTAATTCAAACATTCAAAGTTTATAAGCATAATGGATTATTAGTTGGAGAATAA
- the trhA gene encoding PAQR family membrane homeostasis protein TrhA produces the protein MKPTAPKYNFHDIKELKFGEEIGNSVSHGVPALLILFSLPYFAVQSYIQHGSLFSFGISVFLISIFLMFISSSIYHLMPPKSTHKLVMRIIDHAMIYIAIAGTYTPVALNLVGGKLGLSIMIIQWVITIAGIVYKATAKHVNPKISLAMYLVMGWLGIVLFPSLINKASLTFILLIIAGGLMYTIGAWFYAQKHRHYFHMIWHFFIILGALCHFIALLYFIQ, from the coding sequence ATGAAACCTACTGCACCGAAATACAACTTTCATGATATAAAAGAGCTTAAATTTGGAGAAGAGATAGGCAATTCCGTATCTCACGGAGTCCCTGCCTTACTCATCTTATTCTCTCTTCCTTACTTTGCAGTACAATCTTATATACAACATGGCAGTCTATTTTCTTTCGGAATCAGTGTATTTTTAATTAGTATATTCCTAATGTTTATCTCATCGTCCATCTATCACTTAATGCCACCGAAATCCACTCATAAATTAGTGATGAGAATTATTGATCATGCTATGATCTATATCGCCATTGCGGGTACATATACACCTGTTGCACTTAATTTAGTCGGTGGTAAGCTTGGCCTTTCGATTATGATCATTCAATGGGTGATTACGATTGCTGGTATCGTCTACAAAGCCACTGCCAAGCACGTCAATCCCAAAATCAGCCTCGCAATGTATCTCGTTATGGGATGGCTGGGTATTGTACTGTTCCCATCGTTAATCAATAAAGCAAGTTTAACTTTTATTTTACTCATTATCGCTGGAGGATTAATGTATACGATAGGTGCATGGTTCTACGCACAGAAACATCGTCACTATTTCCACATGATCTGGCATTTCTTTATTATACTTGGTGCATTGTGTCATTTTATCGCATTACTTTATTTTATACAGTAA
- a CDS encoding heme/hemin ABC transporter substrate-binding protein: MKRILTLLMTLFLLTGCTGQTNETTEERIISLMPSNTEILYALGMGDEMVGVSTVDDYPKAVEHVEKFDAMQLNYEALLKAKPTLIFAHESMTSQEKLLKRLSDKGIKVVTVKDAQNFDEMYASIDQIGKAVHKEKEADQLEAKIKEDIKQVIDKYHKKLSGKKVLVEVSPAPEIYTGGKGTMFDDMIHQLGSVNVFHDINGWQPVNSEAIIKRNPDVIIATSDLSDEVYKASVEKRGGFSNLNAVKHGAVYTIDADAISRPGPRIAQGLKELAETIDDAQ, translated from the coding sequence ATGAAAAGAATACTCACTCTGCTCATGACGTTATTTCTATTAACGGGATGTACTGGCCAAACGAATGAAACGACAGAAGAACGCATTATTTCTTTAATGCCGAGTAACACTGAGATTCTTTATGCACTTGGTATGGGAGACGAGATGGTTGGCGTCTCAACGGTCGACGACTACCCGAAAGCAGTGGAGCATGTTGAGAAATTTGATGCGATGCAGTTAAATTACGAAGCACTGTTAAAAGCGAAACCGACGCTGATTTTTGCGCACGAATCGATGACGTCTCAAGAAAAGCTATTAAAGCGTCTTAGTGACAAAGGAATTAAAGTAGTGACAGTGAAAGATGCACAAAACTTCGATGAAATGTACGCAAGTATCGATCAGATTGGTAAAGCTGTACATAAAGAAAAAGAGGCGGATCAGCTCGAGGCGAAAATTAAAGAAGATATAAAACAAGTGATTGATAAATATCACAAAAAATTATCTGGTAAAAAAGTATTGGTAGAAGTGTCTCCTGCACCTGAAATTTATACGGGAGGCAAAGGGACAATGTTTGATGACATGATTCATCAGCTCGGTAGTGTCAATGTCTTTCATGATATCAATGGGTGGCAACCGGTAAATTCAGAAGCCATCATTAAACGGAATCCAGATGTTATCATTGCAACAAGTGACTTATCTGATGAAGTATATAAAGCTTCAGTAGAAAAACGCGGAGGATTCAGCAATTTAAATGCAGTTAAGCATGGTGCAGTATATACGATTGATGCGGATGCGATTTCAAGGCCGGGTCCACGTATCGCACAAGGATTAAAAGAACTTGCTGAAACGATAGACGATGCGCAATAA
- a CDS encoding YwiB family protein, giving the protein MDIDIHVLQSITTEEDTETFEINTVGQLVDKQHSYITYTETLDDITTNVRVKLEKNRIRIRRIGELSMDFLFVPTETTQNIYHMANQKAVMDITTNQLVIKREDRAGHIYIQYSITTNNTVIGTYSYELTYKERA; this is encoded by the coding sequence ATGGACATTGATATTCATGTATTGCAAAGTATTACGACTGAAGAAGATACTGAAACGTTTGAAATTAACACAGTCGGACAACTTGTCGACAAGCAGCATTCATATATTACATATACAGAGACGCTAGATGATATCACAACAAACGTTCGTGTAAAATTAGAGAAGAATCGTATCCGGATTCGACGCATCGGTGAACTATCGATGGATTTCTTGTTTGTACCTACAGAAACAACGCAGAATATTTATCATATGGCGAATCAGAAAGCGGTTATGGATATCACGACAAACCAGCTAGTTATTAAACGTGAAGACAGAGCAGGCCATATTTATATACAGTATTCAATCACAACAAACAACACGGTCATAGGGACATATTCTTATGAACTGACATATAAGGAGAGAGCATAA
- a CDS encoding NUDIX hydrolase yields the protein MMWTKGKLIKQQDYKVFKVMTTQFTYQSETSDFYQINAPHWINIIARSKDDIIMIHQYRIGIEDYSLELPGGIIEEQDIIAAGMRELEEETGYTGTPELIGSMHPNPALFTNQLYTLYVKDAYYKSTSNLETFEDITVRRIPLSEIHKKIAHGEITNALTLASLMQLMSRYPHLFDSSND from the coding sequence ATGATGTGGACAAAAGGAAAATTAATTAAGCAACAAGATTATAAAGTCTTTAAAGTCATGACGACTCAGTTTACCTATCAGTCAGAAACTTCTGATTTCTATCAAATTAATGCACCACACTGGATTAATATTATCGCACGAAGTAAAGATGACATTATTATGATTCATCAGTATCGAATCGGTATTGAAGATTATAGTTTAGAATTACCTGGAGGAATTATAGAAGAGCAAGATATTATCGCAGCCGGAATGAGAGAACTAGAAGAAGAAACGGGTTATACAGGTACGCCTGAACTTATCGGCAGTATGCATCCTAATCCAGCACTTTTTACAAATCAGCTCTATACACTGTATGTTAAAGATGCTTATTACAAATCGACTAGTAACCTAGAAACATTTGAAGATATTACTGTGCGTCGTATACCTTTATCAGAAATACATAAAAAAATAGCGCATGGCGAAATTACCAATGCGCTGACTCTTGCAAGTCTGATGCAGTTAATGTCGAGATACCCTCATTTGTTTGATAGTAGTAATGATTAA
- a CDS encoding FecCD family ABC transporter permease translates to MLCIICCHLFFDNGWLDLTDPLNQSILLEVRIPRVIMGIVAGVVLSLSGLTFQIILRNNLADSFSLGIASGASLGSAFGVIAGLSLVMIAVSGIVMSLITLIIVILFSIMIKAGHQSVWVVVTGMFINLFCSSVLYMLVLFVPDKTRDIMNYLFGTLGNVSLSEVFIVLPISIIGILLLYYYHRPLELLSLGNEHAHVLGLEATRSMYLLLTIASITTAILISFTGIIGFVGMVIPPFVRFFTRGNFVSKMHTTALLGIVLILLGDFLGKVIMPPVQIPVSIMMCLIGFPLLIITTIKQMRVSRH, encoded by the coding sequence ATGCTATGTATCATTTGCTGTCACTTATTCTTTGATAATGGCTGGCTGGATTTAACGGATCCGCTTAATCAGTCGATATTATTAGAAGTACGAATCCCTCGTGTTATTATGGGGATTGTTGCAGGTGTTGTTTTGTCGTTAAGTGGTTTAACGTTTCAAATTATATTAAGAAATAATCTTGCAGACAGCTTTTCGCTTGGGATTGCGAGCGGTGCAAGCCTTGGTAGTGCGTTTGGTGTAATTGCAGGTTTGTCACTCGTAATGATCGCAGTCAGTGGAATTGTGATGAGTTTAATCACGCTGATCATTGTAATACTGTTTAGCATAATGATTAAAGCAGGTCATCAGTCGGTGTGGGTTGTAGTGACGGGAATGTTCATTAATTTGTTCTGTTCCAGCGTACTTTATATGCTTGTACTTTTTGTGCCAGATAAAACGCGGGATATTATGAATTATCTCTTCGGTACCCTCGGCAATGTATCTCTCAGTGAAGTGTTTATTGTGCTCCCTATTAGTATCATAGGGATACTGTTGCTTTATTATTACCATAGACCATTAGAATTACTGTCGTTGGGGAATGAACATGCACATGTATTAGGTTTAGAAGCGACGCGTTCTATGTACTTGTTATTAACGATTGCGAGTATTACAACAGCAATACTGATTAGTTTCACAGGCATTATAGGATTTGTTGGAATGGTTATTCCGCCATTTGTACGTTTCTTTACACGAGGAAATTTCGTAAGTAAGATGCATACGACAGCATTGCTTGGTATTGTGCTCATATTGCTCGGAGATTTCCTGGGCAAAGTGATTATGCCACCTGTACAAATTCCGGTAAGTATTATGATGTGTCTCATTGGGTTCCCTTTATTAATCATTACTACTATCAAACAAATGAGGGTATCTCGACATTAA
- the argS gene encoding arginine--tRNA ligase → MNIVQKQKKTLIEEIKQAILKAELVAEVPEIKIENPKDTKNGDYATNIAMVLTKLAKRNPREIAQAIVDNIDVQKADVSKIDIAGPGFINFYMDNGYLTEIITEALTKKADFGKSAPKNERILVEYVSANPTGSLHIGHARNAAVGDTLCNVLSAAGYDVLREYYINDAGKQIENLAYSIEARFLQALGEEKELPADGYHGKDIIEIGKDLAAKHPEYKDSSEEERIKAFRKLGLDYEMEKLKKDLTEFNVHFDNWFSETSLYENKEIDKALEQMKQLGYIFEEEGATWLRTTEFGDDKDRVLIKKDGTYTYFLPDIAYHYDKIERGYDTLINLFGADHHGYINRLKASLETFGVDSKRLEIQVMQMVRLLQDGQEVKMSKRTGNAITLRDIMDEVGIDAARYFLTMRSPDSHFDFDMELAKSESSDNPVYYAQYAHTRICSMLRQAKEAGITPSTDVNYALITNEKAFELLKRVADFESVIEQAAEHRAPHRITNYIQDLAAHFHKFYNAEKVLTDDIEKSRAHVALIEAVRITLQNALTLVGVSSPEKM, encoded by the coding sequence ATGAATATCGTGCAAAAGCAAAAGAAAACGTTAATCGAAGAAATAAAGCAGGCCATCTTAAAAGCGGAACTTGTAGCAGAAGTGCCTGAAATAAAGATTGAAAACCCGAAAGATACAAAAAATGGGGACTACGCAACAAATATTGCGATGGTATTAACAAAACTCGCAAAGCGTAATCCAAGAGAAATTGCACAAGCGATTGTTGATAATATAGATGTTCAAAAGGCAGACGTTTCAAAGATTGATATTGCAGGGCCTGGTTTTATTAACTTCTATATGGATAACGGGTATTTAACGGAAATTATTACAGAAGCATTAACGAAAAAAGCAGACTTCGGGAAAAGTGCACCGAAAAATGAGCGTATTTTAGTGGAATATGTCTCAGCGAATCCGACGGGTAGCTTACATATTGGACATGCACGTAATGCAGCGGTAGGTGATACATTATGTAATGTATTATCAGCAGCAGGTTATGATGTCTTACGTGAATATTATATTAATGATGCCGGAAAACAGATTGAAAACTTAGCATACTCGATTGAGGCGAGATTCTTACAAGCACTCGGAGAAGAGAAGGAACTTCCTGCTGACGGTTATCATGGTAAAGATATTATTGAGATTGGAAAAGATCTAGCGGCAAAACATCCAGAGTATAAAGATAGTTCAGAAGAAGAGCGTATTAAAGCATTCCGTAAACTTGGATTAGATTACGAAATGGAGAAGTTAAAGAAAGACTTAACAGAATTTAATGTACATTTCGATAACTGGTTTAGTGAAACGTCACTTTATGAAAATAAAGAAATCGATAAAGCATTAGAACAGATGAAACAACTTGGTTATATCTTTGAAGAAGAAGGGGCAACGTGGTTACGTACGACAGAATTCGGAGACGATAAAGATCGCGTACTTATTAAGAAAGATGGTACGTATACGTATTTCTTGCCGGACATTGCATACCATTATGATAAGATCGAACGTGGTTATGATACATTAATCAACTTATTCGGAGCTGATCACCATGGTTATATTAACCGTCTAAAAGCATCTCTTGAAACATTCGGTGTAGATTCTAAACGTCTTGAGATTCAAGTAATGCAGATGGTGCGTCTATTACAAGATGGCCAGGAAGTGAAGATGAGTAAACGTACGGGAAATGCGATTACACTACGTGATATTATGGACGAAGTGGGGATTGATGCAGCACGTTATTTCTTAACGATGAGAAGTCCTGACTCACACTTTGACTTTGATATGGAACTTGCGAAGAGTGAATCTAGTGACAACCCAGTTTATTATGCACAATATGCACATACGAGAATTTGCTCGATGCTCCGTCAGGCGAAAGAAGCAGGCATCACACCGAGTACGGATGTGAACTATGCATTAATCACGAATGAGAAGGCATTTGAATTATTAAAGCGTGTTGCAGACTTTGAAAGTGTTATCGAGCAAGCTGCAGAACACCGTGCACCACACCGCATTACAAATTATATACAGGATCTTGCAGCACATTTCCATAAGTTCTATAATGCTGAGAAAGTATTGACAGATGATATTGAGAAATCACGCGCACATGTGGCATTGATTGAAGCAGTAAGAATTACATTACAGAACGCATTGACATTAGTCGGTGTATCTAGTCCAGAGAAGATGTAA
- a CDS encoding class I SAM-dependent methyltransferase, with the protein MDKQYDDDTLFQKYSEMERSKHGLEAAGEWEAFKSLLPNLEDAAVLDLGCGYGWHCQYAVEAGASKVVGIDVSEKMLERAKQQPDADKITFLEQSMDELDFEPHEFEVVMSSLAIHYMPSFKDVVEQVKEVLTINGTFIFSIEHPVYTAEGSEQWIYDETGNKLHWPVDNYYKEGERETNFLGEEVRKYHRTLSHYLSVLIDNNFVIKGIDEPEPSESMLESNPEMKDELRRPMMLIISARRK; encoded by the coding sequence ATGGACAAACAATATGATGATGACACCTTATTCCAAAAATATAGTGAGATGGAACGTTCGAAGCATGGATTAGAAGCCGCTGGTGAATGGGAAGCATTTAAATCATTGTTACCTAATCTAGAAGATGCAGCGGTATTAGATTTAGGTTGTGGTTATGGATGGCACTGTCAATATGCGGTTGAAGCAGGTGCTTCAAAAGTTGTAGGTATAGATGTTTCAGAAAAGATGCTGGAACGTGCGAAGCAGCAACCAGATGCAGATAAAATCACATTTCTTGAGCAGTCTATGGATGAGCTGGATTTTGAGCCACATGAGTTCGAAGTAGTCATGAGTTCGCTTGCAATCCATTATATGCCTTCATTCAAAGATGTCGTTGAACAAGTAAAAGAAGTACTCACGATTAATGGTACATTTATTTTTAGTATAGAGCATCCCGTTTATACAGCAGAAGGCTCTGAACAATGGATATATGACGAAACAGGCAATAAATTACATTGGCCAGTAGACAACTACTACAAAGAGGGAGAACGCGAGACGAATTTCCTTGGAGAAGAAGTTCGTAAATATCATCGTACATTATCGCATTACTTGAGTGTACTCATTGATAACAACTTTGTCATCAAAGGTATTGATGAACCTGAACCTAGTGAAAGTATGCTTGAATCTAATCCTGAGATGAAAGACGAACTCAGAAGACCGATGATGTTAATTATATCTGCTAGAAGAAAGTAG
- a CDS encoding LysM peptidoglycan-binding domain-containing protein produces the protein MKKKLIFAATTATAAASAYSYQADAAEHRVKAGESLWSIANQYNTSVAQLKTLNNLSSNLIFPNQSLQVSGSVSNTTRPTAVQTVNRPAVQSGSGNTYTVVSGDSLSLIANRYNTSVNEIMRLNNLTGYLIFPGQRLKVSGSATTTAVSTATRPTAVSTTRAASHVVQPGEYLSLIANRYGITVAQLKSLNGLTSDLIFPNQRLVVKGNAVQSTTAVRPVVSRAPVSTTVASFATPVFAHANLYDYGQCTWYVFNKRASVGKGISTYWWHARNWANGAIKDGYTVNRTPAYGAIAQTSDGYYGHVAFVERVNGDGTILVSEMNYATGVGVVGYRTLNQWQVSRYVFIH, from the coding sequence ATGAAGAAGAAATTAATTTTCGCTGCTACAACAGCTACAGCAGCCGCATCCGCTTATTCTTACCAAGCAGACGCAGCGGAACACAGAGTCAAAGCTGGAGAATCGCTATGGTCAATTGCAAATCAATATAATACATCAGTCGCTCAACTTAAGACACTGAACAACTTATCTTCAAATTTGATTTTCCCGAATCAATCACTACAAGTATCAGGATCTGTAAGTAACACTACAAGACCAACTGCTGTACAGACAGTAAATCGTCCTGCAGTACAGAGTGGCAGTGGTAATACATATACAGTAGTATCTGGCGATAGTCTGTCTTTAATCGCTAATCGTTACAACACATCTGTAAATGAGATTATGCGCTTGAATAATTTAACAGGATACTTAATTTTCCCGGGTCAAAGACTTAAAGTATCAGGTTCTGCTACGACAACTGCAGTATCAACAGCAACAAGACCAACTGCAGTATCAACTACTCGTGCAGCATCTCATGTTGTACAGCCTGGTGAGTATCTATCTTTGATTGCCAATCGTTATGGTATCACGGTTGCACAACTTAAATCATTAAATGGTCTTACTTCAGATTTAATCTTCCCGAATCAAAGATTGGTTGTTAAAGGGAATGCAGTTCAAAGTACTACGGCTGTACGTCCAGTAGTATCACGCGCGCCTGTTTCAACAACAGTTGCCAGCTTTGCTACGCCAGTATTCGCACATGCTAATCTATATGATTATGGTCAATGTACATGGTATGTATTTAATAAACGTGCATCAGTTGGCAAAGGAATTTCTACTTATTGGTGGCATGCACGTAACTGGGCAAATGGCGCAATAAAAGACGGTTACACTGTAAATAGAACGCCGGCATATGGTGCGATTGCACAGACGTCTGATGGATATTATGGACATGTTGCATTTGTTGAAAGAGTAAATGGTGACGGAACAATTCTTGTTTCAGAAATGAACTATGCTACTGGTGTAGGTGTAGTCGGTTATCGTACGCTTAATCAATGGCAAGTATCAAGATATGTCTTTATACATTAA